Proteins from one Nitrospiria bacterium genomic window:
- a CDS encoding universal stress protein: MKILICTDGEENAEKALIFGGQFAKELQADVSVLYVRPKESGMDRIHLSTAREKLTEWDLEIPGVAILKKAQEILTGLGLTRLLPSGEVEMRHTFREGIYGATEIHFIGEHGENVRLRLREGNSTEEILEESEVGQYNLIITGSRGHKGITRYFVGSTALRIAEHAKCSVLIAKNIRQGDSFLMCTDGSPLAEKAEIFGAKIAQALSAKVTVLSIANESVPIEKATERARRAEMILSQMGLNPQVKVIEGSPFEVIINEAKDHAIVVMGASGASPVRRFFLGSVPLKVIEYGECPVLIVREKTQETENEA, encoded by the coding sequence ATGAAAATTTTAATATGTACGGATGGGGAAGAAAATGCCGAAAAAGCGCTCATCTTTGGGGGCCAATTTGCCAAGGAGCTCCAAGCCGATGTTTCGGTCCTTTATGTAAGACCCAAGGAATCCGGTATGGATCGCATTCATCTCAGCACAGCCCGAGAAAAGCTTACCGAGTGGGATCTTGAAATTCCCGGGGTGGCCATTTTAAAAAAAGCCCAAGAAATTCTGACCGGACTGGGCCTCACACGCCTTCTTCCCTCAGGGGAAGTTGAAATGCGTCACACCTTTAGGGAAGGAATCTATGGTGCCACTGAGATTCATTTTATCGGAGAACATGGGGAAAATGTTCGTTTACGGTTAAGAGAGGGGAATTCAACAGAAGAAATTTTAGAGGAATCCGAAGTAGGTCAATACAATCTCATTATAACGGGTTCAAGGGGCCACAAAGGAATAACCCGCTATTTTGTAGGAAGCACCGCCCTTCGGATTGCGGAGCATGCCAAATGCTCCGTTTTGATTGCAAAAAATATCCGGCAAGGTGATTCCTTCCTCATGTGCACCGATGGATCCCCCTTGGCTGAAAAAGCTGAAATCTTCGGGGCCAAAATTGCCCAAGCCCTTTCAGCCAAGGTTACTGTACTCTCTATCGCCAATGAATCGGTCCCGATTGAAAAAGCAACGGAAAGAGCCCGCCGTGCAGAGATGATCCTTTCCCAAATGGGATTAAATCCACAGGTCAAGGTCATTGAAGGTTCTCCCTTTGAAGTGATTATTAATGAGGCAAAAGACCATGCCATCGTGGTCATGGGGGCCAGTGGCGCTTCCCCGGTCAGACGATTTTTTTTAGGAAGCGTTCCCCTGAAAGTGATTGAGTATGGAGAATGTCCCGTGCTCATTGTTCGGGAAAAAACACAGGAAACGGAAAACGAGGCTTAA
- a CDS encoding AURKAIP1/COX24 domain-containing protein codes for MSRVVKKRRKKMRKHKHKKLLKKTRHQRRKR; via the coding sequence TTGTCCAGAGTGGTCAAAAAGCGCAGAAAAAAGATGCGCAAACACAAACACAAAAAACTTCTTAAAAAAACCCGTCATCAGCGGAGAAAACGATAA
- a CDS encoding universal stress protein produces the protein MNELKRKILVCNGGSGFGEWAVQLGGQLAKGVGAQVTVLTVQDKRDPVDVEKIQGRTRQILDGLEVEFESIVRKGHPAKEILSESMQGYEMVLLGSHGTRGILEFFLGDTAVHVVEHLQISTLVVRQKGSASKVLLPLRLGKEKRQIIRRAGEITRALGGSLTLLYVVPLPVMYGIHVREQRVIFERYPLETNYLKKIASSLEQQYGLQPTLKMREGVPEEEILEEAVEEGHDLVIVGSSAWKGLSSLFLGNFSYTIVKHAKMSVLVAVPRKGLT, from the coding sequence ATGAATGAATTAAAACGAAAAATCTTAGTTTGCAATGGAGGATCGGGTTTTGGAGAGTGGGCGGTCCAATTGGGGGGTCAATTGGCCAAAGGGGTTGGGGCCCAAGTAACGGTTTTAACGGTTCAAGACAAAAGGGATCCTGTTGATGTGGAAAAGATTCAGGGCAGGACCCGTCAGATTTTAGATGGGCTTGAGGTTGAGTTTGAAAGTATCGTCCGCAAAGGGCACCCGGCCAAGGAGATTTTGAGTGAGTCCATGCAGGGGTATGAAATGGTTCTTTTGGGGTCCCATGGCACCCGGGGCATTTTAGAATTCTTTTTGGGGGATACGGCCGTTCACGTGGTGGAGCACCTCCAAATCTCTACCCTGGTGGTCCGTCAGAAAGGGAGCGCTTCGAAAGTTCTCCTTCCCTTGCGTTTGGGGAAAGAGAAACGTCAAATCATTCGGAGGGCGGGGGAGATCACCCGCGCGCTCGGAGGATCCTTAACCCTGTTGTATGTGGTTCCACTTCCGGTCATGTACGGCATCCATGTCCGAGAACAGCGGGTTATTTTTGAACGCTATCCCCTGGAGACGAATTACCTCAAAAAAATCGCCTCCAGTCTGGAGCAACAATACGGATTGCAACCCACATTGAAAATGAGAGAAGGCGTTCCGGAAGAAGAAATTTTAGAGGAGGCGGTGGAAGAAGGTCACGATTTGGTAATCGTCGGATCGTCAGCCTGGAAGGGGCTGTCCAGTCTGTTTTTGGGAAACTTTTCGTATACCATTGTCAAGCACGCCAAAATGTCTGTTTTGGTGGCTGTACCGCGAAAAGGCCTTACATAA